From the Halomonas sp. MCCC 1A13316 genome, the window GCGGCGGCAGGCCGAAGTATTCCCGGTAGCACTTGGAAAAATGCGGCGTGGAGACGAAGCCGCAGGCCGAGGCGACCTCGATGATCGACATAGAGGTCTGCTTGAGCAGCTGACGCGCCCGGGTGAGACGCAACTTGAGGTAATAGCGCGACGGCGAGCAGTCCAGGTATCTCTGGAACAAGCGCTCGAGCTGCCGACGCGAGACATCGACGTACGTAGCCAGCTCCTCGAGCGCGATGGGCTCCTCCAGATTGGCCTCCATCAGCGCGACGATCTCCAGCAGCTTGGGCTGGGTGGTACCCAGCACGTGCTTGAGCGGCACGCGCTGATGGTCGTTCTCACCGCGCATACGTTCGCAGATGAACATCTCGGAGATGCCGGCCGAGAGATCACGACCGTGCTCGCGCCCGATCAGCGTCAGCATCATGTCCAGCGGCGCGGTGCCGCCGGAGGCGGTAGCCCGGTCGCGGTCGATGGAGAACAGCCGTGTGGTCAGCACCGTGCGGGGAAACGACTCGCGCATCGCCGCCAGGCACTCCCAATGCACACTGGTCTCGTAGCCGTCCAGCAGTCCCGCCTTGGCCAGCGCCCAGCTACCGGTGCAGATACCGCCCAGCCGGCGCGATAGACGCGCCTGGGACTGCAGCCAGCTGACGTGCTCGCGCTGTACGGCGCGGGCCGGCCCCACACCCCCGCAGACGATGACCATGTCCAGCGCCAAAGGCATGGTGATGGCGCCATCCGGGGTAACCTGCAGCCCGTCGCTGGCCGAGATCGGCCCGCCATCCACACTCAGTGTGAACCAGCGATAAAGCTCTCGTCCTGCCAGCTGGTTGGCCATGCGCAACGGCTCGATGGCCGAAGCCAGCGAGAACAGGGTGAAGTTTTCCAACAGCAGGAAACCCAACGTCTGGGGAGCCGGTTCCTTGCACGAGGTCTGGGTTGGGGACGAAGTCCAGTTGGACGTGGCCATAGTCATACTCCGATGCCGTGTATCGTTATGGTTATCGGCATGTTTTACCCATCAGGGTGCTGTGTCAGGGTCGTGGGTCGGGCTTGGATCCGTGCCTTTGAGGTGTCGCGATCAGGCAAGCCTGACCTCAAAGATATTCCAATATGTCGCTCTCGGATACGTTAAAAATCGGTCATTCGCCGGGAAGCCGCCAGTCAGGCGGCCCCCTGGTGTCGCAGCCAGGTGCGATGAGCGTCGCTTGTAGGCAAGAATGGGTGAAGGGCAAAAGCCACGAGCGCTTCTATCTCTCCAGGTAATTCCTGTAGAGATTCCACGAGCGGTTGAGATGCTGATACATGGTCTCCCTTGCCGCTTCCTCATCGCGAGCCAGGATGGCCTCGAGGATATAGCCATGCTCCTCCTTGACCCGCCCGATGTAGCGTTCCGCGGCAGCCCGGTTGATGTCGACGGCCAGCAGCTTGGCGCGCGGGATCATGCTCTGGCTGAGCTGAGCGTAGAGCTGAAGGAAAAAGGGATTCTTCGCGGCCTTGAAGATGGCGTAGTGGAATTCGTAATCCTCCACGCGTGCCTGGGATTTCTCGGCATGCGCCTTGATGAATGCGGCATGTTTGGCTTCCAGGTTGCGGCGGTCCTCTTCGTCGTATCGCAAGGCGGCCAGCTCCGCGGCCGCCGGCTCCAGCGACAACCGGAGTTCGAGCACATGCAGAATGTCCTCGATCGTGGTGGGGCTGATCCTTTCGGCCGGTCGAGCTTCGATGGCCGTGGCCCGCAGCACCGTCGTGCCGACTCCCCTTCGCGTCTCCACCAGACCCAGCGATTTCAGGTGGGTTACCGCCTCGCGAATCACCGTACGGCTGACACCGAACGAGTCGCATAGGCGAGCCTCGGTCGGCAGCTTGTCGCCGACCTTTATTTTTCCTTCCAGAATCAGTGCCTCAAGCTTATCGGCGACGTGGGTCGGGAGGCTTCCCTGCTTCGAGACCTTCTGTACGTTCAGATCCGAAATATCGATTGTCATATGGTTACCCTGAGCATTGACGCCTCTTTTCTCCGTCTCTTTTCACCGTCTTTTTCTTCATAATATGCCAGCGCGAGCGCCAGCAAGAGGCGAGCGTTCTTTCTGATAACGATTAGTCATACATCATATTATTTTCCGCACCGCCATGCTACGCCCCTCGAAGCGAACGGATGTCTACTCACTCATCCATGGAGGAGCTCTTATGCTCAACCAGCGCGCCCTTGCCTATCTCAACGAAGTGATTCGGCAGGGCTCATTGCGCCGTGCCGCGGCCCGACTCGGCGTGGACGCTTCGGCCATCAGCCGTCAGCTCAAAGCACTGGAGGAAGATCTCGGCATCAGGCTGTGCGAGCGCCATGGGGGCGGCATGCGCCCCACCGAGGCGGGACGCCTGCTGGTCAAGCATTTCCATGCCCAGCGTTCCGCCGAAGAAGCCGTGCTGTCGCAGTTGATGGCCATCCAGGGCCTGGCCCGCGGCGAGGTACGCATCGCTGTGGGTGAAGGCTTCATCGCCGACCTGATTACGGCGCCGCTAGGGGCCTTCATGTCCGCCTTCGCCGGGATCGATGTGGAGATCCGTATGGCCGGTGTCAACGAGGCGATTTCGCTGATCAAGGACATGGAAGTCGACTTGGCGCTGCTCTATGCGCCACCCGTCGACCCCCTGATTCACGCTCATGTGGAAACCCGTCAGCCGCTCGACCTCATCGTGCCGCCGGGCCACGCATTGGCCAAACTGCCTCGACCGGTGCGCCTGCGTGACCTGGAGGGGGCGCCACTAGCGCTGATGGACAACCCCTTCGGCATGCGCCAAATGGCCAACATGGTGGCCCATCATGAGCGTGTGCACCTCGACGCCCGCTTGCACACCAATTCCGTGGCGGTGCTCAAGAATTTCGTGCGCTCCGGGATCGGCGTGACCTTCATGCCCGAACTGACCGTAAGCGACGAGATCCAGCGCGGCGAGATTCTTGCCCTGCCCATGGCCTATCCCATCATGAACGGCGCCAGGGCACAGATCGTCAGCCTCGAGGGGCGCGAGCTCACGGTAGCGGCCAAGGCCTGTGTCGAACACCTGCAAAAAGGCATGCGATTCTTTCGTGGCGATGCGCCGAGACTGGCCCAGGCCTATGAAGCGTTGCCTTAAAAACAACGCTTGCGGTATTGCATAGTCAACGCATCAATTTCTAGTCTGCTAATGGATGGCCCGCCCACAGGGCGAAGCAGTGGCCTTTTGCCCCGAACAACAACACAAGGAGAACAACCATGAACCGTATCCTTCCCTCTGCGCTCAAGGGATTTGCCTCCCTCGGCCTTGTGGCTGGCATCTTGGCGGCCGGCTCCGCCCAGGCGGCCACCAGTATCAACCTCAGCTACAACGGCGCCCCCGACCCGGACAAGAATGCCGTTCACGTCTTC encodes:
- a CDS encoding GlxA family transcriptional regulator, whose protein sequence is MATSNWTSSPTQTSCKEPAPQTLGFLLLENFTLFSLASAIEPLRMANQLAGRELYRWFTLSVDGGPISASDGLQVTPDGAITMPLALDMVIVCGGVGPARAVQREHVSWLQSQARLSRRLGGICTGSWALAKAGLLDGYETSVHWECLAAMRESFPRTVLTTRLFSIDRDRATASGGTAPLDMMLTLIGREHGRDLSAGISEMFICERMRGENDHQRVPLKHVLGTTQPKLLEIVALMEANLEEPIALEELATYVDVSRRQLERLFQRYLDCSPSRYYLKLRLTRARQLLKQTSMSIIEVASACGFVSTPHFSKCYREYFGLPPREERLNMSPLRPPVLPGQAAGSLLLQPVAFQPVPEQPISAALVALDQARGEPTYASVRLDH
- a CDS encoding FadR/GntR family transcriptional regulator — translated: MTIDISDLNVQKVSKQGSLPTHVADKLEALILEGKIKVGDKLPTEARLCDSFGVSRTVIREAVTHLKSLGLVETRRGVGTTVLRATAIEARPAERISPTTIEDILHVLELRLSLEPAAAELAALRYDEEDRRNLEAKHAAFIKAHAEKSQARVEDYEFHYAIFKAAKNPFFLQLYAQLSQSMIPRAKLLAVDINRAAAERYIGRVKEEHGYILEAILARDEEAARETMYQHLNRSWNLYRNYLER
- a CDS encoding LysR family transcriptional regulator, whose product is MLNQRALAYLNEVIRQGSLRRAAARLGVDASAISRQLKALEEDLGIRLCERHGGGMRPTEAGRLLVKHFHAQRSAEEAVLSQLMAIQGLARGEVRIAVGEGFIADLITAPLGAFMSAFAGIDVEIRMAGVNEAISLIKDMEVDLALLYAPPVDPLIHAHVETRQPLDLIVPPGHALAKLPRPVRLRDLEGAPLALMDNPFGMRQMANMVAHHERVHLDARLHTNSVAVLKNFVRSGIGVTFMPELTVSDEIQRGEILALPMAYPIMNGARAQIVSLEGRELTVAAKACVEHLQKGMRFFRGDAPRLAQAYEALP